From one Phocaeicola salanitronis DSM 18170 genomic stretch:
- a CDS encoding UDP-2,3-diacylglucosamine diphosphatase: protein MSIRPHYRTVVLSDIHLGTSHSKVNQVSDFLSSVDCDRLILNGDIIDGWSLKKSGVRKWKPEHTRFFKILMKMMENFGTEIIYVRGNHDDFLDSLIPLQFANLHLVKDYILESNGKHYFVTHGDVFDKITSGMKWLAKLGDIGYTLLLEMNSFYNKYRLKRGKPYYSLSQAIKQKVKQAVNYISDFENVLVEFARNRKCEGVICGHIHHPENRMVDGIHYLNSGDWVETLSALTEDEEGKWEVLFYTEAMKRKEAENEEKDSVLSIISVAS from the coding sequence ATGAGCATAAGACCGCATTATCGTACCGTAGTGCTTTCGGACATCCATTTGGGGACTTCTCATTCGAAAGTGAATCAAGTGAGCGATTTTTTGAGTTCTGTAGATTGTGACCGCCTGATATTGAACGGTGACATTATTGATGGCTGGAGTTTGAAGAAATCCGGCGTGCGCAAGTGGAAGCCCGAACATACGCGCTTCTTTAAGATTTTGATGAAGATGATGGAGAATTTCGGGACCGAAATTATCTATGTACGGGGAAATCATGATGATTTTTTGGATAGCTTGATTCCGTTGCAATTCGCCAACCTGCATCTGGTGAAGGATTACATACTGGAGAGTAACGGGAAGCATTATTTCGTGACCCACGGGGATGTGTTCGACAAGATTACATCGGGCATGAAGTGGCTGGCAAAACTGGGCGATATCGGATATACCTTGTTGCTGGAGATGAACAGCTTTTACAACAAATACCGCCTGAAGCGGGGCAAGCCGTATTATTCGTTGTCGCAAGCCATCAAGCAAAAGGTGAAGCAAGCCGTGAATTATATATCCGATTTCGAGAACGTATTGGTGGAATTTGCGCGTAACCGGAAGTGCGAAGGCGTGATATGCGGGCACATCCATCACCCTGAGAACCGGATGGTAGACGGTATTCATTACCTGAATTCAGGCGATTGGGTAGAAACGCTTTCAGCCCTGACCGAAGATGAGGAAGGGAAGTGGGAGGTTCTGTTTTATACCGAAGCCATGAAGCGGAAAGAGGCGGAAAACGAAGAAAAAGATTCAGTATTATCTATAATATCTGTTGCGTCATGA
- a CDS encoding glycosyltransferase family protein encodes MRVLFVVQGEGRGHLTQAISMEKLLRENGHEVVEVLVGKSESRRLPGFFIRNIQAPIKHIISPNFLPTRANRRANLSRSFLYSLWKSPEYYESMCYINRRIRETGADLVINFYELLTGLTFFFFRPQVPLVCIGHQYLFLHKEFQVPKKNRCSYFLMNMFTRLTSLGASRRFALSFRAMKDDDSHKLSIIPPLLRQEVFEQEPVEGDYIHGYMVNSGFSEYVCRWHNEHPEVALRFFWDHWEEEPVKKVDDTLWFYQLDDREFLRQMSGCKAYASTAGFESVCEAMYLGKPILMVPAHIEQECNAYDAVQSGAGIVDEGFNLDKLLAFAKDFRPNPAFPLWVRSSRYIILNELEKYTTHDCVQDMYMVEEYV; translated from the coding sequence ATGAGAGTATTGTTTGTAGTGCAAGGAGAAGGGAGAGGGCATCTGACCCAAGCCATATCCATGGAAAAGCTGCTTCGGGAGAACGGCCACGAAGTGGTGGAAGTGTTGGTAGGGAAAAGCGAATCGCGCAGGCTTCCGGGATTTTTTATCCGGAACATTCAGGCTCCTATCAAGCACATCATCAGTCCTAACTTCTTGCCTACACGTGCCAACCGGCGTGCCAACTTGAGCCGGAGTTTTTTGTACAGCTTGTGGAAATCGCCCGAATATTATGAGAGCATGTGCTATATCAACCGGCGTATCCGCGAGACGGGGGCGGATTTGGTGATTAACTTTTATGAATTGCTGACCGGACTGACGTTTTTCTTTTTCCGTCCGCAGGTTCCGCTGGTGTGCATCGGACATCAGTACCTGTTTTTGCATAAAGAGTTTCAGGTGCCGAAGAAGAACCGGTGCAGCTATTTTCTGATGAACATGTTTACTCGTTTGACCTCGTTGGGGGCTTCGCGCAGGTTTGCTCTTTCGTTCCGCGCGATGAAAGACGATGACAGCCATAAATTGAGTATTATTCCTCCCTTGTTGCGTCAGGAAGTATTCGAACAAGAACCAGTCGAAGGGGATTACATTCATGGCTATATGGTCAATTCGGGTTTCTCCGAATACGTGTGCCGTTGGCATAACGAACATCCCGAAGTGGCTTTGCGCTTCTTTTGGGACCATTGGGAGGAAGAGCCGGTCAAGAAGGTGGACGATACCTTGTGGTTCTATCAATTGGACGACCGTGAGTTTCTGCGCCAGATGTCGGGATGCAAGGCGTATGCCAGCACCGCCGGATTCGAGTCGGTATGCGAAGCCATGTATTTGGGCAAGCCGATTCTGATGGTGCCGGCACATATCGAGCAGGAATGCAACGCATACGATGCGGTGCAGAGCGGTGCGGGCATTGTGGACGAAGGTTTTAATTTGGATAAGCTGCTGGCTTTCGCTAAGGACTTCCGCCCCAATCCGGCATTCCCGTTGTGGGTGCGTTCTTCACGTTACATTATCTTGAACGAGCTGGAAAAATACACTACACACGATTGCGTTCAGGATATGTATATGGTAGAAGAATATGTGTAA
- a CDS encoding RNA degradosome polyphosphate kinase — MVQKKKKTPYLDRDVSWMFFNRRILQEACRPHVPLLERMSFLGIYSNNLDEFFRVRVASQSRIAEYAEKSAAKESEHAKKLIKQISRLNARYVKEYGEAIANITEELRKENIFLLSDTEISPEQKEFIYSFYKSKLSGAVIPIWFSTVKSLDFGNDENIYLAVKVGKGENARVFDYAFLELPVGLCGRFVRLPNQGEKRYLMYLDDVIRCCLPLVFEGLGYTHFEAYTYKFTRDAEMEIDNDANSGTLQKILKGVKSRKHGEPLRVLYDASMPKDLLKRVLNKLDVDKNDTVMAGGRYQNHKDFMRFPDCDRTDLKYPVWAPIVRKSLDGPDSLLQKIQQKDRFIHVPYHSFDSFIRVLQEAAVSKQVTGIKITLYRLAKESKVVKALIAAARNGKKVTVVIELLARFDEASNVNWSKKMQDAGIRVIFGVEGLKVHSKITHIEMKSGPDIACISTGNFHEGNARMYTDCMLMTASPRLVKDVNAVFDFIERPYAPIKFKELLVSPNEMKNKFIALIRNEIKNKKAGKPAYIKIKINHITDPVMVEKLYEASQAGVDIDLVVRGNCSLVTDVPDVSENIRINAIIDRYLEHSRIFVFAAGGTEKVFIGSADWMPRNLDHRVEVITPVYDPDIKEEMKRVVEYGLKDTQQGRIVDGTGDNDFHALIGDEKPFRSQEALYNYYVAKNEKEE; from the coding sequence ATGGTACAGAAGAAAAAGAAAACCCCTTATTTAGACCGGGATGTCAGTTGGATGTTCTTTAACCGGCGTATTTTGCAGGAAGCATGCCGTCCGCATGTGCCTTTGTTGGAGCGCATGTCTTTCTTAGGCATTTATTCGAATAACCTGGACGAATTCTTCCGTGTGCGTGTGGCTTCGCAAAGCCGTATCGCCGAATATGCAGAGAAGTCGGCGGCAAAGGAAAGCGAACATGCCAAGAAACTGATTAAGCAAATCTCCCGCCTGAATGCCCGTTACGTAAAGGAATACGGAGAGGCGATTGCGAATATCACCGAAGAACTTCGGAAAGAAAACATTTTCTTGCTTTCTGATACAGAAATATCTCCCGAACAAAAAGAGTTCATTTATTCATTCTATAAGTCGAAACTGAGCGGAGCCGTTATCCCTATTTGGTTCTCTACGGTCAAGTCGCTCGATTTCGGGAACGACGAGAACATTTATCTGGCGGTAAAGGTAGGGAAGGGCGAAAACGCGCGTGTGTTCGACTATGCCTTCCTCGAATTGCCCGTAGGGCTTTGCGGGCGCTTTGTCCGTTTGCCCAATCAGGGCGAGAAGCGTTACCTGATGTATCTGGACGATGTCATCCGGTGCTGCCTGCCTTTGGTGTTCGAAGGATTGGGATATACTCATTTCGAAGCCTATACCTATAAGTTTACCCGCGATGCGGAGATGGAAATCGACAACGATGCCAATAGCGGCACCTTGCAGAAGATATTGAAAGGCGTGAAGAGCCGGAAGCATGGCGAGCCTCTGCGTGTGCTCTATGATGCAAGCATGCCGAAGGATTTGCTGAAACGGGTATTGAACAAGCTGGATGTGGACAAGAACGATACGGTCATGGCAGGAGGACGCTATCAGAACCATAAGGACTTCATGCGTTTCCCCGATTGCGACCGTACGGATTTGAAATATCCCGTTTGGGCGCCTATTGTGCGCAAGAGCCTGGACGGTCCCGATAGCCTGCTGCAGAAAATCCAGCAGAAAGACCGTTTCATCCATGTGCCTTACCATAGCTTCGACTCGTTCATCCGCGTACTGCAAGAAGCGGCGGTGAGCAAGCAGGTCACCGGCATCAAGATTACACTCTACCGTCTGGCTAAGGAATCGAAGGTTGTGAAAGCCCTGATAGCCGCAGCCCGGAACGGAAAGAAAGTGACGGTAGTCATCGAGCTGCTGGCACGTTTCGATGAGGCTTCCAATGTCAACTGGTCGAAGAAGATGCAGGATGCGGGCATCCGTGTTATTTTCGGTGTGGAAGGCTTGAAGGTACACTCTAAGATTACCCATATCGAAATGAAGAGCGGACCGGACATCGCTTGCATCAGTACCGGAAACTTCCACGAGGGCAATGCCCGTATGTACACCGATTGCATGCTGATGACGGCATCGCCCCGGCTGGTGAAGGACGTGAATGCCGTATTCGACTTTATCGAGCGTCCCTACGCTCCTATCAAGTTCAAGGAATTGCTGGTTTCGCCCAATGAGATGAAAAACAAGTTCATCGCCCTTATCCGCAATGAAATCAAGAACAAGAAAGCGGGCAAGCCTGCCTATATCAAGATTAAAATCAACCACATCACCGACCCCGTTATGGTAGAGAAGCTTTACGAGGCTTCGCAGGCGGGGGTAGACATCGATTTGGTGGTCCGGGGAAACTGTTCTTTGGTCACCGATGTGCCGGATGTGAGCGAAAATATACGAATTAACGCAATTATTGACCGATATTTGGAACATTCCCGTATCTTTGTATTCGCTGCGGGCGGTACGGAGAAAGTTTTCATCGGCTCGGCAGACTGGATGCCACGTAATTTGGACCATCGTGTAGAGGTCATCACCCCGGTGTATGACCCTGATATCAAGGAAGAAATGAAACGGGTGGTGGAATACGGGCTGAAGGATACCCAGCAAGGACGTATCGTAGACGGTACGGGAGACAATGATTTCCATGCCTTAATCGGCGATGAAAAACCTTTCCGTTCGCAAGAAGCATTGTATAATTACTATGTAGCTAAAAACGAGAAAGAAGAATGA
- a CDS encoding Ppx/GppA phosphatase family protein, with protein sequence MTEMNYAAIDIGSNAARLLVKRIEENEGQAKFTKELLLRVPLRLGFDVFGKGKISEKREKNMMRLMKSYAYLMKIYDVQKYRACATSAMRDAKNGMDIIKEIEKKTGIHIEIIGGQEEAQIVYNNHIEYMKDRTGNYLYVDVGGGSTEINLLSQGELQCSRSYNIGTVRLLNKAVKESEWTRLKEDMAELARQYPDTNIIGSGGNINKLYRLAEKKDKKAQRMTVETLRGLYDELSVLSVEERMDKFSLKPDRADVIVPAGNIFLTIADILGSSYIYVPTIGLADGIIDGLYAGSKEEREHGKSLKSLDAEK encoded by the coding sequence ATGACAGAGATGAATTATGCGGCAATCGACATCGGTTCGAATGCCGCCCGTTTGCTGGTGAAACGGATTGAAGAAAATGAAGGACAGGCGAAGTTCACGAAGGAATTGCTGCTGCGTGTGCCTCTCCGCCTGGGTTTTGATGTGTTCGGCAAGGGAAAGATTTCGGAAAAGCGTGAAAAGAACATGATGCGCCTGATGAAATCGTATGCCTATCTGATGAAGATTTACGATGTGCAGAAGTACCGCGCGTGTGCCACTTCGGCGATGCGCGATGCCAAGAACGGTATGGACATCATCAAGGAAATCGAGAAGAAAACCGGTATTCACATTGAGATTATCGGCGGACAGGAAGAGGCGCAAATCGTCTATAACAACCACATTGAATATATGAAAGACCGCACGGGCAATTACCTGTATGTGGATGTAGGGGGAGGTTCGACCGAAATCAACCTGCTTTCGCAAGGAGAATTGCAGTGCAGCCGTTCGTACAACATCGGTACCGTGCGTTTGCTGAACAAGGCGGTAAAGGAAAGCGAGTGGACGCGCCTGAAAGAGGATATGGCGGAACTTGCCCGCCAATATCCCGATACCAACATCATCGGTTCGGGAGGAAACATCAACAAGCTCTACCGGCTGGCGGAGAAGAAAGACAAGAAAGCCCAACGCATGACGGTAGAAACCCTGCGTGGCTTGTACGACGAATTGAGTGTCTTGTCGGTGGAAGAGCGTATGGATAAGTTTAGCCTGAAGCCCGACCGTGCAGATGTTATCGTGCCTGCAGGCAACATCTTCCTGACCATAGCCGATATCTTAGGCTCCTCATATATCTATGTGCCAACCATTGGTCTTGCCGATGGTATCATCGACGGGCTTTATGCCGGAAGCAAGGAAGAGCGCGAACACGGGAAATCATTGAAGTCGCTCGATGCGGAAAAATGA
- a CDS encoding M56 family metallopeptidase — protein MGLFFIYILKASVCLALFYLFYKVLLSKETFHRFNRLALLGILVLSCLLPAVKIAISEPTALNQTVSDLESLLMLAELNAGTEAAETVSRFGWQEAMVGIYLAGVSFFCLKSLFGIGRICTVIRRNRKERLADGSILVRYPGKIAPFSWMHYIVMPDTDLQEDNRAIVAHEQAHIRLRHSWDLLLAQACIVVQWFNPAAWLVKQELQNIHEYEADEAVLASGVNAKEYQLLLIKKAVGSRLYSLANSLNHSSLKKRITMMMRKKSNPWARAKYLYVLPLAAVAVAAFARPEISKPLEEISRVKVTEFPAISDAVTSESIEKNDTLKDNEEEPYTAVEQMPQFPGGPSELMKYISANLRYPEDAKRDKTEGRVIARFTVKKDGSIGDVNIVRGVSPSLDAEAVRVLSGMPRWEPGMQNGKAVPTLYTVPVVFRIIEDGKQDSTEVALAPKPLVLVDGKEYTGSLDAIDPQSIERIDVLKDPSSTETYGEKGKNGVILVTTKKK, from the coding sequence ATGGGACTATTTTTTATCTACATACTGAAAGCATCGGTTTGCCTGGCATTGTTCTACCTGTTTTATAAGGTATTGCTGAGCAAGGAAACGTTTCATCGGTTCAACCGGCTGGCATTGCTGGGCATATTGGTCTTGTCGTGCCTCCTGCCTGCGGTAAAGATTGCCATCAGCGAACCTACGGCATTGAACCAGACCGTATCGGACTTGGAAAGCCTGCTGATGCTGGCTGAACTCAATGCAGGAACAGAAGCCGCGGAAACGGTTTCCCGGTTCGGATGGCAAGAAGCAATGGTAGGCATTTATCTGGCAGGAGTATCCTTCTTCTGTCTCAAGAGCCTGTTCGGAATCGGGCGGATATGTACCGTCATCCGCAGGAACCGGAAAGAAAGGCTGGCAGACGGGAGCATCCTGGTACGTTATCCGGGGAAAATCGCCCCGTTCAGCTGGATGCATTACATCGTGATGCCGGACACAGACCTGCAAGAAGACAACAGGGCGATAGTGGCACACGAGCAAGCCCACATCCGCCTCCGGCACTCGTGGGACTTGCTGCTTGCCCAAGCGTGCATCGTCGTGCAATGGTTCAATCCGGCGGCATGGCTGGTGAAGCAAGAATTGCAGAACATCCACGAATACGAAGCCGATGAAGCCGTACTGGCATCCGGCGTCAACGCCAAGGAATATCAATTGTTATTAATAAAGAAAGCCGTTGGCTCAAGGCTCTACTCTCTCGCCAACAGCTTAAATCACAGTTCACTTAAAAAACGTATCACTATGATGATGAGAAAAAAATCGAACCCGTGGGCACGCGCCAAGTACCTCTACGTACTTCCGCTGGCTGCAGTAGCTGTAGCCGCTTTTGCCCGTCCCGAAATCTCGAAACCACTGGAAGAGATTTCACGTGTCAAAGTTACGGAATTTCCGGCAATATCCGATGCCGTAACAAGTGAAAGTATCGAAAAAAACGATACACTTAAAGACAATGAGGAAGAACCTTATACGGCGGTAGAACAGATGCCCCAGTTCCCGGGCGGTCCAAGCGAATTGATGAAATACATCAGCGCGAACCTGCGCTATCCCGAAGACGCCAAGCGGGACAAGACGGAAGGAAGAGTCATCGCCCGCTTTACGGTGAAGAAAGACGGAAGCATCGGAGACGTGAATATCGTGCGTGGCGTAAGCCCCAGCCTCGATGCCGAAGCCGTGCGGGTACTTTCGGGTATGCCCCGATGGGAACCGGGCATGCAGAACGGGAAAGCCGTACCGACGCTGTATACCGTTCCGGTGGTATTCAGAATCATTGAAGACGGGAAGCAGGACAGCACGGAAGTGGCGCTTGCACCCAAACCATTGGTGCTTGTTGACGGAAAAGAATATACAGGCTCTCTCGATGCGATTGACCCGCAGAGCATTGAAAGGATTGACGTATTGAAAGACCCGTCAAGCACAGAAACATACGGCGAGAAAGGCAAGAACGGCGTGATTCTGGTTACGACCAAGAAGAAATAA
- a CDS encoding BlaI/MecI/CopY family transcriptional regulator, with protein MKRLTAKEEEVMGFFWEKGPLFVKQLLEFYPEPRPHFNTLSTIVRGLEEKGYLAHTAFGNTYQYRAAVSKDEFKRGTLKSVISKYFNNSYLGVVSSLVKEEEISIEELKELIKQVEEGK; from the coding sequence ATGAAAAGACTGACCGCAAAAGAAGAAGAAGTAATGGGATTTTTCTGGGAGAAAGGTCCTTTGTTCGTCAAGCAGCTGCTGGAGTTCTATCCCGAGCCGCGTCCGCACTTCAATACGCTTTCCACCATTGTGCGCGGACTGGAAGAGAAAGGCTATCTGGCGCATACGGCATTCGGCAATACGTACCAATACCGTGCCGCCGTGTCGAAAGACGAGTTCAAGCGCGGGACGCTGAAAAGCGTCATCAGCAAGTATTTCAACAATTCCTACTTAGGGGTGGTCTCTTCGCTGGTAAAGGAAGAGGAGATTTCGATAGAGGAGCTGAAAGAGCTTATCAAGCAAGTGGAGGAAGGGAAATAA
- a CDS encoding glycoside hydrolase family 28 protein has protein sequence MKHKLIFFVACLGYALSGMAGVMELDVTRHGAVGDGKTLNTGSLQGAIDGLHARGGGVLRFPAGRYLTGSLRLKSGVTLHLEEGAVLLGSTSPYDYPKFSTEKKLKVNNDHFDQALIYADGAENIGITGGGCVDGQGRELALTIDSLHHTGELVDPHYNTYRKRPNTRPKLLFVRGCRNVRIHRVSFRSSAAWGLSFSLCTDVTLDSLHIENRAYWNNDGIDISDCKDVRIAHCDVNSADDGICLKSHNRDACNDRVSIAHCRIISSASAIKFGTESGGGFKNVTIDDIRVKDTYRSAIAIESVDGAAIENIRVSNIHAVNTGNAIFIRLGHRSGEAPGYVRNVSIRNLYAEIPFGRPDIDYDLRGPALPFFHNPFPASISGIPGHDVENVTLENIEIVYPGRASKGMAYISLSRLADVPENVDGYPEFSMFGELPAWGFYVRHVSGLTLKGITLHLREDDYRPAFVFDRVSRLNLSDIVLPEDKQAGQVVLRQTGLQRKAGVPERWIFSIDN, from the coding sequence ATGAAACATAAACTCATCTTTTTTGTTGCCTGCCTTGGGTATGCTTTATCGGGCATGGCAGGTGTTATGGAGCTTGACGTGACCCGTCATGGAGCCGTAGGCGACGGGAAGACGTTGAATACCGGTAGCCTGCAAGGTGCCATTGACGGACTTCATGCACGTGGGGGAGGTGTTTTGCGTTTCCCCGCAGGGCGTTATCTGACGGGAAGCTTGCGGCTGAAGTCGGGCGTAACGTTGCATTTGGAAGAGGGGGCTGTCTTGCTGGGGAGCACTTCGCCTTACGATTATCCGAAGTTCAGTACGGAAAAAAAACTGAAGGTGAACAATGACCATTTCGACCAGGCGTTGATTTATGCCGACGGGGCGGAGAATATCGGCATTACAGGAGGCGGATGTGTAGACGGGCAGGGCAGGGAACTGGCTCTGACCATTGATAGCCTGCACCATACGGGGGAGCTGGTCGACCCGCATTACAATACGTATCGCAAGCGTCCCAATACGCGTCCCAAGCTGTTGTTCGTCAGGGGATGCCGGAATGTGCGCATACATCGTGTCAGCTTCAGGAGCAGTGCGGCATGGGGACTTTCGTTCTCGTTGTGTACCGATGTGACGCTGGATAGCCTGCATATCGAAAACCGGGCGTATTGGAACAACGACGGCATAGACATCAGCGATTGCAAGGACGTGCGCATCGCCCATTGTGATGTAAATTCGGCGGACGACGGCATTTGCCTGAAGTCGCACAACCGGGATGCGTGCAACGACCGTGTGTCTATCGCCCATTGCCGGATTATCAGCAGTGCCAGCGCCATTAAGTTCGGGACTGAGTCGGGTGGGGGCTTCAAGAATGTGACGATAGACGATATCCGTGTCAAGGATACCTACCGTTCGGCTATCGCCATCGAGTCGGTAGACGGAGCGGCGATAGAGAACATCCGGGTGAGCAACATACATGCTGTCAATACAGGTAATGCCATTTTCATCCGCTTGGGGCACCGGTCGGGCGAGGCGCCGGGGTATGTGCGGAATGTAAGCATCCGCAACCTGTATGCCGAGATTCCTTTCGGGCGTCCGGACATCGATTACGACCTGCGCGGTCCTGCCTTGCCTTTCTTCCACAATCCTTTTCCTGCTTCCATTTCGGGCATACCGGGACATGACGTTGAGAATGTGACGTTGGAGAATATCGAAATCGTTTATCCGGGACGCGCGTCGAAAGGCATGGCGTATATCTCGTTGAGCCGGCTGGCGGATGTGCCCGAAAACGTAGACGGCTATCCCGAGTTCAGCATGTTCGGGGAATTGCCGGCGTGGGGATTTTATGTGCGCCACGTGTCCGGCCTGACCCTAAAGGGCATTACGCTGCATTTGCGCGAGGACGATTACCGTCCGGCTTTTGTGTTCGACCGCGTGAGCAGGCTGAACCTTTCGGATATCGTTTTGCCCGAAGACAAGCAGGCGGGGCAGGTGGTGTTGAGGCAGACCGGCTTGCAACGGAAAGCGGGAGTGCCCGAAAGATGGATTTTTTCAATTGACAATTAA
- a CDS encoding TIGR01212 family radical SAM protein (This family includes YhcC from E. coli K-12, an uncharacterized radical SAM protein.), which produces MDRQSRYKDFSGFLAGYFPFKVQKLSVNAGFSCPNRDGTKGYGGCTYCNNQTFNPAYCRTEKTIAVQLEEGKQFFSRKYPQMKYLAYFQAYTNTYAGLDSLVRMYEEALGVPDVVGLVIGTRPDCMPDALLDYLEELNNRTFLLVEYGIESTDDGTLRRINRGHTFACTEDAVRRTSARGIRTGGHVIVGLPGEEGRDKIIRQAEILSGLPLVTLKLHQLQLIKGTRMGEEYLRCPGDFHLFTAEEYVDLVIDYIEHLRPDLVLERFISQSPKELLIAPDWGMKNYEFTNLLHKRMEERDAWQGKYFKT; this is translated from the coding sequence ATGGACAGGCAATCACGATATAAAGACTTTTCAGGCTTTCTGGCAGGATATTTTCCGTTCAAGGTACAGAAATTGTCGGTAAATGCCGGGTTTTCCTGTCCCAACCGTGACGGCACGAAGGGGTATGGCGGCTGCACGTACTGCAATAACCAGACATTTAATCCCGCGTATTGCCGGACGGAAAAAACGATAGCCGTGCAGCTGGAGGAAGGGAAGCAGTTCTTTTCGCGCAAATATCCACAGATGAAATACTTGGCTTATTTTCAGGCGTATACCAATACCTATGCCGGACTGGACAGTTTGGTGAGGATGTACGAGGAGGCTTTGGGCGTGCCGGATGTGGTGGGGCTGGTAATCGGTACACGTCCGGATTGCATGCCGGATGCACTGCTTGATTATCTGGAAGAATTGAACAATCGGACTTTCCTGCTTGTTGAATATGGGATAGAAAGTACGGACGACGGGACGTTGCGGCGCATCAACCGGGGACATACGTTTGCTTGTACCGAAGATGCGGTGCGGAGGACATCAGCCAGAGGGATTCGTACGGGAGGGCATGTGATTGTCGGGCTTCCGGGCGAAGAGGGGAGAGACAAGATAATCCGTCAGGCGGAAATATTGTCCGGTTTGCCTCTTGTGACGTTGAAGTTGCATCAGCTCCAGCTGATAAAAGGCACGCGCATGGGGGAGGAATATCTCCGATGCCCTGGGGATTTCCATCTGTTCACGGCAGAAGAGTATGTTGACTTGGTGATTGACTATATCGAACATTTGCGCCCCGACCTGGTGTTGGAACGGTTTATTTCCCAGTCGCCCAAGGAACTGTTGATTGCTCCCGACTGGGGGATGAAGAACTACGAGTTTACCAACCTTCTTCATAAACGGATGGAAGAACGGGATGCATGGCAAGGAAAATATTTTAAAACTTAA
- a CDS encoding FprA family A-type flavoprotein, translating into MELKGKVYYVGVNDRSKALFENLWPLPYGVSYNSYLIADDEMVALVDTVDVAFFEVYLKKIKAVIGERKINYLIINHMEPDHSGSIALIKQYYPDIVLVGNKKTFDMVEGFYGVGGDRYVVGDGDFLKLGHHQLRFYLIPMVHWPETMVTFDETEGILFSGDAFGCFGALNGGCIDKDINTEIYEGEMRRYYSNIVGKFGNPVQKALQKCKGLDIRMICSTHGPVWTEKIPQVVDMYDRLSRYEGEEGVVIAYGTMYGNTEELAETIAEELSAQGIKNIVMHNVSKTPHSYILADIFRYKGLIVGCTTYNMHLYPEMEALLSKVAAREMKNRVMGYFGSYTWASAAVKKLAEYAEKLKFELVGNPVEMKQSMGQDTARQAKELAKAMAERLKA; encoded by the coding sequence ATGGAACTGAAAGGGAAAGTATATTATGTAGGTGTGAACGACCGCTCGAAAGCGTTGTTCGAAAATTTGTGGCCGTTGCCATACGGTGTGTCTTATAACTCTTATTTGATAGCCGATGACGAGATGGTGGCGTTGGTTGATACGGTCGATGTCGCCTTTTTCGAGGTGTATCTGAAGAAAATAAAGGCTGTAATCGGCGAGCGTAAAATCAATTATCTGATTATAAATCACATGGAGCCGGACCATTCGGGCTCTATCGCCCTGATCAAGCAGTATTATCCCGACATTGTATTGGTGGGCAACAAGAAAACCTTTGATATGGTGGAAGGTTTCTACGGAGTAGGAGGCGACCGCTATGTAGTGGGTGACGGTGATTTCCTGAAATTGGGACATCATCAATTGCGTTTCTATCTGATTCCGATGGTGCATTGGCCCGAGACCATGGTTACGTTTGACGAGACGGAAGGCATCCTCTTTTCGGGTGACGCGTTCGGATGCTTCGGCGCATTGAACGGCGGATGCATCGACAAGGACATCAATACCGAAATCTACGAAGGCGAGATGCGCCGGTATTATTCGAATATCGTAGGCAAGTTCGGCAATCCGGTACAGAAAGCGTTGCAGAAATGCAAGGGGCTGGACATCCGGATGATCTGTTCTACTCACGGTCCGGTATGGACGGAGAAGATTCCGCAAGTGGTGGACATGTACGACCGCCTGAGCCGTTACGAAGGCGAGGAAGGCGTGGTCATCGCATACGGAACGATGTATGGCAATACCGAAGAACTGGCGGAAACCATTGCCGAAGAATTGAGCGCACAGGGTATCAAGAACATCGTGATGCACAACGTATCGAAGACGCCGCATTCGTATATCTTGGCAGACATCTTCCGCTACAAAGGGCTGATTGTGGGATGCACTACTTATAACATGCATCTTTATCCCGAAATGGAAGCCCTGCTCAGCAAGGTAGCTGCCCGCGAGATGAAAAACCGTGTGATGGGTTATTTCGGTTCGTACACCTGGGCAAGCGCGGCGGTGAAGAAGCTTGCCGAATATGCCGAGAAGCTGAAGTTCGAACTGGTGGGCAATCCGGTCGAGATGAAGCAGAGCATGGGGCAGGACACCGCCCGTCAGGCGAAAGAGCTGGCAAAGGCGATGGCGGAACGGCTGAAAGCGTAA